One genomic region from Colletotrichum lupini chromosome 7, complete sequence encodes:
- a CDS encoding high-affinity nicotinic acid transporter — protein MSLGWYARILQMMEGWAMIPPSVLGALQRMMCRYSNASEALSIAGSMMSAPIQPDEVWIDHDATAASRKQQANAAVARANVDNLRDDPEARAAFLSTFSAEEERSVINKVDKAFLLLIGVMFMIKQVKQFCRLAEAIRPSALTNFQIDQTNAANVRVLQAGESRNIMKELDMTSDQYNWVGSIYGIAYIIFEAPSNLLLKRMSPHLWQSRIFLTWGIITACQAAAQNRHQLYAMRFLLGMFEAGMFPGIMAQLSSWYRTDEIGKPVTWFFAMSNLAGIIGSILCYGISYMNGIRGISAWRWVYLLEGLATIVFSGVAFWLLPDYPKSPRSRRFLTEREQEFVEARLPENAPLTNDPDFAGKEIWAVLRTPLIWSFMLSQTLINIGGYALTWYLPTIVTNLGFVGLPRNQLLNMPPAFAAIVGLIFLAWFMSRAYIVRPAYIISATLSGSTGTAFTLGLQSGIAQLGGVIGPQLFQSKFAYNGYKTSFAIAAATTIASFVANLWTWWLTRNTEYDVMRVRRKILKARKLGKVNFDDDIRVFEERRFYDGFKRQGGDSEWWIKGEPVENVWGPCRSVNSRNFTDPKITHFGPDSTLSEGPHIPSSQPVMSASPALAQLLEKVIPQGDRSSLRSDVIPAVLDAISGIAKTLQASQHVSHAGTANAFGDDQLNVDVLSENVMREAIARCPSIQTASSEEDPIEKPARPQASAGANEIPATSEEYTVAFDPLDGSSIIAPNWTVGTIVGIWDGRTAVGQSPVEKQIAAVIGVIGPRTTAIVAVRIPGADSACFEIGYGPNGVEDCEVIRPVVKLADAPFKTRYFAPANLRHAADDERYSALITRFIKEKYTLRYCGGLVPDIVHALVKGHGVYVMPVTPGVLPKLRFLYELYPIALIMECAGGQAIDPTDGRPLLEKIQKDCDGRAGLICGTTEEVRIVKQVLLG, from the exons ATGTCGTTGGGTTGGTACGCAAGAATCCTGCAGATGATGGAAGGGTGGGCCATGATTCCGCCATCAGTTCTCGGCGCGCTTCAGCGAATGATGTGCAGATACAGCAACGCTTCAGAAGCACTCT CTATCGCGGGTTCCATGATGAGTGCACCGATACAGCCCGACGAAGTCTGGATCGACCACGATGCAACGGCCGCGAGCCGGAAGCAGCAAGCCAACGCAGCCGTGGCCCGGGCCAACGTCGACAACCTACGAGATGACCCAGAAGCTCGAGCGGCATTTCTTTCAACGTTTTCTGCGGAAGAGGAAAGATCCGTCATCAACAAAGTTGACAAGGCCTTCCTACTTCTCATCGGCGTAATGTTTATGATCAAGCAGGTGAAGCAATTTTGTAGATTGGCTGAAGCCATTCGACCCAGCGCACTGACGAATTTCCAGATTGACCAAACCAATGCTGCAAATGTGCGGGTATTGCAGGCGGGAGAGTCCCGGAATATCATGAAAGAGCTCGACATGACGTCTGACCAATACAATTGGGTCGGATCCATCTATGGT ATCGCCTACATCATCTTTGAAGCACCCAGTAATCTTCTCCTGAAGCGTATGAGTCCACATCTTTGGCAGTCTCGTATCTTCCTCACCTGGGGAATCATTACAGCCTGCCAAGCTGCAGCTCAAAATCGGCATCAACTTTACGCTATGCGATTTCTGCTTGG GATGTTCGAAGCGGGGATGTTTCCGGGCATCATGGCCCAGTTGTCTAGCTGGTACCGCACAGATGAGATAGGCAAACCAGTGACTTGGTTCTTTGCAATGTCCAACCTGGCAGGTATCATCGGATCTATTTTATGTTATGGTATCAGCTATATGAACGGGATTCGTGGTATTAGTGCTTGGAGATGGGTGTACCTTCTCGAAGGACTGGCTACCATCGTCTTCTCTGGTGTGGCATTTTGGCTGCTACCAGACTATCCCAAGTCACCGCGCAGCAGGCGCTTCCTGACAGAGAGGGAACAAGAGTTTGTAGAGGCCAGGTTACCGGAGAACGCGCCCCTGACTAACGATCCTGATTTCGCCGGCAAAGAGATTTGGGCGGTCTTACGAACACCGTTGATTTGGTCATTCATGCTGTCGCAGACGCTCATCAACATTGGAGGATACGCGTTGACATGGTACTTGCCTACCATTGTTACTAATCTTGGCTTTGTGGGGCTGCCGAGGAATCAGCTGTTGAATATGCCTCCTGCGTTTGCCGCCATCGTGGGCTTGATATTTTTGGCGTGGTTCATGTCGAGGGCGTATATCGTCCGGCCAGCCTACATCAT ATCTGCCACACTCTCTGGATCTACGGGGACGGCCTTCACGCTTGGTCTCCAATCGGGTATAGCCCAGCTAGGCGGCGTCATTGGGCCGCAGCTGTTCCAGTCAAAGTTTGCATACAATGGTTACAAAACAAGCTTCGCGATAGCAGCGGCGACAACTATCGCCTCCTTTGTCGCCAACCTATGGACTTGGTGGTTGACCCGGAACACGGAGTACGATGTGATGAGAGTGAGAAGGAAAATATTGAAGGCACGAAAACTTGGCAAGGTCAACTTCGATGATGATATACGGGTATTTGAGGAAAGGCGGTTTTACGATGGATTCAAACGGCAGGGGGGAGACTCTG AATGGTGGATCAAGGGAGAACCCGTCGAGAATGTGTGGGGGCCATGCCGTAGCGTAAATTCTCGCAACTTCACTGATCCTAAAATAACTCACTTCGGTCCTGACTCAACACTTTCTGAGGGGCCTCACATACCAAGTTCACAACCAGTCATGTCGGCATCGCCAGCTCTTGCGCAGCTTTTGGAGAAGGTGATTCCGCAAGGGGACCGCTCGTCTCTCCGCAGCGATGTAATCCCGGCAGTCCTTGACGCCATTTCCGGCATCGCCAAGACGCTGCAGGCATCCCAGCACGTCTCACATGCTGGGACAGCAAACGCCTTTGGTGACGACCAGCTCAACGTCGACGTGCTCTCCGAGAACGTAATGCGCGAAGCTATTGCGAGATGCCCCTCAATCCAGACCGCAAGCAGTGAGGAGGACCCGATCGAGAAGCCTGCGAGGCCACAAGCGAGCGCTGGCGCAAACGAGATCCCTGCAACCTCAGAGGAGTACACCGTCGCTTTCGATCCCCTTGACGGCAGCTCCATCATTGCGCCAAACTGGACGGTTGGAACAATTGTCGGCATCTGGGATGGGCGCACCGCGGTGGGCCAGTCACCGGTTGAGAAGCAGATTGCGGCCGTTATTGGTGTCATCGGACCCCGGACTACCGCCATTGTCGCCGTGCGGATCCCCGGCGCCGACTCCGCTTGCTTTGAGATCGGATACGGCCCGAACGGCGTGGAAGATTGCGAGGTCATCCGGCCGGTCGTCAAATTGGCTGACGCACCCTTCAAGACGCGTTACTTTGCGCCCGCGAACCTGCGACATGCGGCGGACGATGAGAGGTACAGCGCTCTCATTACGCGCTTCATCAAGGAGAAGTACACGCTGCGGTACTGCGGCGGCCTTGTACCCGACATTGTGCATGCGCTTGTCAAGGGTCATGGAGTCTATGTTATGCCTGTTACTCCCGGTGTTCTTCCCAAGCTCAGATTCCTCTACGAGCTATACCCGATTGCTCTGATCATGGAGTGTGCGGGTGGCCAAGCCATTGACCCCACGGATGGCAGACCACTGCTTGAGAAGATTCAGAAGGATTGCGATGGTAGAGCGGGTCTAATTTGCGGCACGACGGAGGAGGTGAGGATTGTTAAGCAGGTTCTTCTTGGATGA
- a CDS encoding DszA family Xenobiotic compound monooxygenase: protein MASSKSQDGGTSAKPQKQILLNAFDMFTVGHLSFGQWRNPKDRAKDKRRDLTYWTDLAKLLDKGGFVGLFLADTFGPYDTYKGSAEPSVRTGAQWPMADPVIPVSAMAAVTKNLGFAITTSTSYEQAYVVAKRFSTLDHLTKGRFGWNIVTSWKESASKAVGLPLVEHDTRYSNADEYLRVLYKLWEGSWSDTALVEDAEKGIYSDYSQIRPIHHHGKFHVDAPFLTDPSPQRTPVLFQAGTSPAGIKFGSTHAEGIFVAGLSPHVVAPRVKAIREGAIAAGRDPYSVKVFAMITPIIGKDEEDAKRKYEEALKYVLIEGGLAQFSATTGIDVSQFDLDHELTEADVASHLQRIHSSLYNLRYRGDDVPKLTPRNLGTVTAIGGNGAMPFGTAAQVADVFQEWVDIADVDGFNIGYVVTPGSFEDAVEYLVPELRSRGLLPPAIPDDEPAPTFREQIYGLGQKGLRSDHPGFKYKYDTYEETIAKESAAKAATAEH, encoded by the exons ATGGCTTCCTCAAAGAGTCAAGACGGCGGTACAAGTGCCAAGCCCCAAAAGCAGATTCTTCTCAATGCCTTTGATATGTTCACTGTGGGACACCTGTCCTTTGGCCAATGGCGTAATCCCAAAGACAGAGCCAAAGACAAACGCCGCGATCTCACCTATTGGACAGACCTAGCAAAGCTCCTCGATAAAGGAGGGTTTGTGGGCTTGTTCTTGGCCGATACTTTTGGCCCATACGACAC ATACAAGGGGAGCGCAGAGCCATCGGTCAGAACAGGCGCCCAATGGCCTATGGCCGACCCTGTCATC CCCGTTTCCGCAATGGCTGCTGTCACCAAGAATCTTGGATTTGCCATCACAACGTCAACTTCGTACGAGCAGGCATACGTGGTTGCAAAACGCTTCAGCACCCTCGATCACTTGACGAAGGGACGTTTTGGATGGAACATTGTCACCAGCTGGAAGGAATCAGCTTCAAAAGCT GTTGGCCTTCCGTTAGTTGAACACGACACCCGGTACTCAAATGCAGACGAGTACTTGCGAGTTTTGTACAA ATTGTGGGAGGGCTCTTGGTCAGATACCGCATTGGTAGAAGATGCAGAGAAAGGCATATACTCGGATTACTCTCAAATTCGTCCCATCCATCACCATGGCAAGTTCCACGTCGATGCACCTTTTCTGACAGACCCTTCTCCCCAACGTACGCCTGTGCTGTTCCAGGCCGGCACATCTCC CGCGGGCATCAAATTCGGTTCCACCCACGCTGAAGGCATCTTTGTTGCCGGTCTCTCCCCACATGTTGTAGCACCAAGAGTCAAGGCCATCCGCGAAGGCGCCATCGCCGCAGGACGAGACCCCTACTCCGTCAAAGTTTTCGCCATGATAACCCCGATTATCGGCAAAGATGAAGAAGACGCCAAAAGAAAGTACGAAGAAGCCCTCAAGTACGTCCTCATCGAAGGTGGCCTTGCCCAATTCTCCGCGACTACAGGCATCGATGTTTCTCAGTTTGACCTTGACCACGAACTCACCGAGGCGGACGTTGCGAGCCACCTTCAACGTATTCACTCGTCGCTATACAACTTGCGCTATCGTGGCGATGATGTGCCAAAGTTGACGCCCCGAAACCTGGGCACGGTCACGGCAATCGGTGGGAACGGGGCTATGCCGTTCGGTACCGCGGCCCAGGTTGCGGACGTATTCCAGGAGTGGGTGGATATTGCCGACGTTGATGGATTCAACATTGGTTACGTTGTTACGCCTGGCAGCTTTGAAGATGCCGTCGAGTACCTCGTCCCAGAGCTCCGTAGCAGAGGATTATTGCCGCCGGCGATTCCTGATGACGAGCCGGCTCCTACTTTCAGAGAGCAGATCTATGGGCTTGGACAAAAGGGGTTGAGGTCTGACCACCCGGGATTCAAGTACAAGTATGATACTTACGAAGAGACTATCGCCAAGGAAAGTGCTGCGAAAGCTGCAACGGCGGAACATTGA
- a CDS encoding glycosyl hydrolase family 3 N terminal domain-containing protein has translation MKLEVATLAFASLVLPATCASTPSFPKQQRLARQDNTESLPIYKNSSYCVDARVQDLIQRMTVEEKAGQLFQTQLYQGPNGTLDPGNVTARRNSTDNMIGEKFMTHFNLVGDITDAKQVAEFVNLVQQRALDTRLGIPVTLSTDPRHHFTENIGTGFQAGVFSQWPETLGLAALRDPELVRKFAEVAREEYIAVGIRAALHPQVDLATEPRWARLGNTWGENATLTSELIVEYIKGFQGREIGPHSVTTVTKHFPGGGPMENGEDSHFTYGKNQTYPGNNLEYHLTPFRAAIAAGARQMMPYYSRPIGLSDNSTDYEPVGFSFNKQIVTDLLRNQLGFEGIVVTDWGLITDTVIRGQDMPARAWGLENTTELQRAARILDAGCDQFGGEQRTELIIQLVEEGIVSEDRLDVSVGRLLREKFLLGLFDNPFVDPEAATRVVGNDYFLRLGNDAQRRAYTLLTNKDELLPLKHISAETKFYIEGFNATFLEARNLSVVETPEEADYALLRLDAPYEPRPGGFEAAYHAGSLEYSDEEKARQAAIYAAVPTVVDVILDRPAAIPEVFDAASAVLGSYGSGSEAFLDVIFGLSNPEGKLPFDLPRSQQAVEEAMEDVPYDTVDPVFRFGHGLRYADKCSL, from the coding sequence ATGAAGCTCGAAGTCGCAACACTGGCCTTCGCCAGCCTCGTCCTACCAGCTACCTGCGCATCAACCCCCTCCTTCCCGAAACAGCAAAGGCTAGCCCGCCAAGATAACACGGAGTCTCTACCAATCTACAAGAACTCATCCTACTGCGTCGACGCACGCGTCCAAGACCTTATCCAACGGATGACAGTTGAAGAGAAAGCCGGCCAGCTCTTTCAAACTCAACTCTACCAAGGTCCCAATGGCACTCTCGACCCTGGCAACGTCACGGCCCGCCGCAACAGCACCGATAACATGATTGGGGAGAAGTTCATGACGCACTTCAACCTTGTCGGCGACATCACGGACGCGAAGCAGGTTGCAGAATTTGTCAACCTCGTTCAGCAGCGTGCTCTGGATACGCGTCTGGGTATCCCCGTGACCCTCTCTACCGACCCTCGGCACCACTTCACAGAGAATATTGGCACTGGTTTCCAGGCTGGCGTCTTCTCACAATGGCCAGAGACACTCGGTCTTGCCGCTCTGAGGGATCCCGAGCTCGTTCGAAAATTTGCCGAGGTCGCTCGAGAGGAGTACATTGCTGTCGGCATCCGAGCTGCCCTGCATCCGCAAGTCGACCTTGCTACCGAGCCACGATGGGCACGCCTGGGCAATACCTGGGGCGAAAACGCGACCTTGACAAGCGAGCTCATTGTCGAGTACATCAAAGGCTTCCAAGGAAGGGAGATCGGTCCTCACAGCGTGACGACTGTGACAAAGCACTTCCCTGGCGGTGGTCCGATGGAAAACGGTGAAGACTCTCACTTCACATACGGCAAGAATCAGACATACCCCGGAAACAACCTCGAGTACCATCTCACCCCCTTCAGGGCGGCAATTGCAGCCGGCGCGAGGCAGATGATGCCGTACTACTCCCGTCCGATAGGCCTGTCTGATAACTCAACCGATTACGAGCCAGTCGGTTTCTCCTTCAACAAGCAAATCGTCACGGACCTACTCAGAAACCAACTCGGCTTCGAAGGTATCGTCGTCACTGACTGGGGTCTCATCACTGATACGGTGATCCGCGGCCAAGACATGCCGGCACGTGCATGGGGCCTCGAAAACACGACCGAGCTTCAGCGCGCAGCTCGGATCCTCGATGCTGGGTGTGACCAGTTTGGTGGTGAGCAGCGTACCGAGCTCATCATCCAGCTGGTAGAAGAAGGCATCGTGTCCGAAGACCGCCTTGACGTCTCCGTCGGTCGTCTCCTTCGCGAAAAGTTTCTCCTCGGGCTCTTCGACAACCCCTTCGTCGATCCCGAGGCCGCAACGAGAGTTGTTGGCAACGACTACTTCCTCCGGCTGGGCAATGATGCCCAGCGCAGAGCCTATACTCTTCTCACGAACAAGGATGAGCTCCTCCCTCTAAAACACATCAGCGCAGAAACCAAATTTTACATCGAGGGTTTCAACGCCACGTTCCTCGAGGCACGCAACCTCTCGGTCGTTGAGACACCGGAAGAGGCGGACTACGCCCTGCTCCGCCTCGATGCCCCCTACGAGCCTCGTCCAGGCGGCTTCGAAGCAGCTTACCATGCCGGCTCGCTCGAGTACTCGGACGAGGAGAAGGCGCGCCAGGCCGCGATCTATGCGGCCGTGCCTACCGTCGTCGATGTGATCCTAGACCGTCCTGCTGCGATACCCGAGGTGTTTGACGCCGCTTCTGCGGTGTTGGGCAGCTACGGGAGCGGTAGCGAAGCTTTCTTGGATGTGATCTTCGGATTGAGCAACCCCGAGGGCAAGTTGCCTTTTGATCTCCCACGATCACAGCAAGCTGTGGAAGAAGCGATGGAGGATGTGCCGTATGATACGGTGGATCCTGTATTCAGGTTTGGCCATGGGCTGCGCTATGCCGACAAGTGTTCGTTGTGA